A single region of the Brassica rapa cultivar Chiifu-401-42 chromosome A03, CAAS_Brap_v3.01, whole genome shotgun sequence genome encodes:
- the LOC103857639 gene encoding UDP-glycosyltransferase 73C5, with protein MGSEIANKTYPLHFVLFPFMAQGHMIPMVDIARLLAQSGVTITIVTTPHNAERFKNVLNRAIESGLPIKLVQVKFPSQEAGLPEGKENMDLLDSMELMLPFFKAINMLEEPVQKLIEEMNPRPSCLISDFCVPYTSKISKKFNIPKIVFHGMSSFCLLCMHILRKNLEILENLKSDEEYFTVPYFPDKVEFRRPQVPVETYVPTGELKKLAEDIIEADNTSYGVIVNTFQELEPAYVKDYKEARSGKAWAIGPVSLCNKVGEDKAERGNKSDIDKDECLKWLDSKEHGSVLYVCLGSICNLPLAQLKELGLGLEESKRPFIWVIRGWEKYKGLVEWFLESGFEERIKDRGLLIKGWSPQMIILSHASVGGFLTHCGWNSTLEGITSGLPLLTWPLFADQFCNEKLAVQVLKTGVKVGVEQPMKWGEEEKIGVLVDKEGVKKAVEELMGESDDAKERRRRAKELGELAHKSVEEGGSSHSNITLLLEDIMQLAQSNN; from the coding sequence ATGGGTTCTGAAATAGCCAACAAAACTTATCCACTTCACTTTGTTCTCTTCCCTTTCATGGCTCAAGGCCATATGATTCCCATGGTTGATATTGCAAGGCTCTTGGCTCAGAGCGGTGTGACCATAACAATTGTCACCACGCCTCACAATGCAGAGAGATTCAAGAATGTTCTAAACCGTGCCATTGAGTCTGGTTTGCCCATCAAACTAGTTCAGGTGAAGTTTCCATCTCAAGAAGCTGGTCTGCCAGAAGGAAAAGAGAATATGGATTTGCTTGACTCCATGGAGCTGATGTTACCTTTCTTCAAAGCTATTAACATGCTCGAAGAACCGGTCCAGAAACTCATAGAAGAGATGAACCCTCGCCCAAGCTGTCTAATTTCTGATTTTTGTGTTCCTTATACAAGCAAAATCTCAAAGAAGTTCAATATACCAAAGATTGTCTTCCATGGCATGTCTAGCTTTTGTCTTCTATGTATGCATATTTTGCGCAAGAACCTTGAGATCTTGGAGAATTTAAAGTCAGACGAAGAGTACTTCACCGTTCCTTATTTTCCTGATAAAGTTGAGTTCAGAAGACCTCAGGTTCCTGTAGAAACATATGTTCCTACAGGAGAGTTGAAGAAGTTGGCAGAGGATATAATAGAAGCTGATAATACATCATATGGTGTCATAGTCAACACATTTCAAGAGCTTGAGCCTGCTTATGTCAAAGACTACAAGGAGGCAAGGTCCGGTAAAGCATGGGCCATTGGACCAGTTTCCTTGTGCAATAAGGTGGGAGAAGACAAAGCTGAGAGGGGGAATAAATCAGACATTGATAAAGATGAGTGTCTTAAATGGCTTGATTCTAAGGAACATGGCTCTGTGCTCTACGTTTGCCTTGGGAGTATATGTAATCTCCCTCTGGCTCAACTCAAGGAGCTTGGCCTAGGCCTAGAGGAGTCCAAAAGACCTTTTATTTGGGTCATAAGAGGTTGGGAGAAGTATAAAGGGTTAGTTGAGTGGTTCTTGGAGAGCGGATTTGAAGAAAGAATCAAAGACAGAGGACTTCTCATCAAAGGTTGGTCTCCACAAATGATTATCCTCTCACATGCTTCTGTTGGAGGGTTCTTAACGCACTGCGGATGGAACTCAACTCTTGAAGGGATAACCTCTGGTCTACCTCTGCTTACATGGCCACTATTTGCAGATCAATTTTGCAATGAGAAACTGGCTGTGCAAGTACTAAAAACCGGTGTGAAAGTTGGGGTTGAGCAGCCTATGAAATGGGGGGAAGAGGAGAAGATAGGAGTGTTGGTGGATAAAGAAGGAGTGAAGAAGGCAGTGGAGGAATTAATGGGTGAGAGTGATGatgcaaaagaaagaagaagaagagccaaAGAGCTTGGAGAATTAGCTCACAAGTCTGTGGAAGAAGGAGGCTCTTCTCATTCTAACATCACTTTACTCTTAGAAGACATTATGCAACTAGCACAATCCAATAATTGA